Proteins encoded by one window of Oscillatoria salina IIICB1:
- the gshA gene encoding glutamate--cysteine ligase: protein MLSKGFEIEIYTGTPSGEIIGLSDRIVRDLNGFVREPDTRNVEYTTAPCHCYDRLLCALLRPRQELRKYLSKIGNYTLIPGSTLSLGDSKNFYRSDPNNPYHDYIEQTYHTKVVTASVHINIGISDPETLIKACRLIRVEAPLYLALSASSPFLDSKPTGYHSTRWAVFPKTPTHVPLFENHTHFIRWTNEQLALGTMKNVRHLWSSVRPNGSRRPYNLNRLELRICDLVVDPIALLAITAFLEARLLQLMNDPTLDPLEQSSISPEDLVTLTDANEEAAAKSSLDASLRHWQDGREILARDWIEQLYPEVWQIAKTGGFSCFLSPVKKILRQGNTAQQWLKQQEMGLDVEEVIIQAIQAIHQQEIDLEDKLCQMLVA, encoded by the coding sequence GTGCTGTCCAAAGGCTTTGAAATAGAAATTTACACAGGAACACCATCTGGCGAAATAATTGGACTTAGCGATCGCATCGTCAGAGACTTAAACGGCTTCGTGCGAGAACCAGACACCCGTAACGTAGAATATACCACCGCACCCTGCCACTGCTACGATCGCCTACTGTGCGCCTTGCTGCGACCAAGACAAGAACTGAGAAAATACTTAAGTAAAATCGGAAATTATACCCTCATCCCAGGAAGTACCTTATCCCTAGGAGACAGCAAAAACTTTTATCGTTCCGACCCCAACAACCCTTATCATGACTACATCGAACAAACCTACCACACCAAAGTAGTCACCGCCAGCGTTCACATCAACATCGGCATTTCCGACCCCGAAACCCTGATCAAAGCTTGTCGTCTAATTAGAGTAGAAGCACCATTATACTTAGCCTTAAGCGCCTCATCTCCCTTCTTAGACAGCAAACCAACCGGATATCATTCTACCCGTTGGGCAGTCTTCCCGAAAACCCCCACCCACGTACCCCTCTTTGAAAATCACACCCACTTCATCCGTTGGACAAACGAACAGCTAGCATTAGGAACAATGAAAAACGTGCGCCATTTGTGGTCATCAGTTCGACCAAATGGATCGCGCCGCCCTTATAATCTCAACAGACTCGAACTAAGAATTTGCGACTTAGTAGTAGATCCGATCGCCTTATTAGCCATAACCGCTTTCCTCGAAGCGCGACTGCTGCAACTAATGAACGATCCTACACTCGATCCCTTAGAACAAAGTAGCATTTCTCCAGAAGACTTAGTAACCCTCACCGATGCCAACGAAGAAGCAGCCGCTAAATCTAGTCTCGATGCGTCGCTGCGACATTGGCAAGATGGTCGAGAAATTTTAGCAAGAGACTGGATAGAACAACTTTATCCTGAAGTCTGGCAAATAGCAAAAACAGGTGGTTTTAGCTGTTTTCTTTCCCCCGTGAAGAAAATTTTGCGTCAGGGAAATACAGCCCAGCAATGGTTAAAGCAGCAGGAAATGGGGTTAGACGTTGAGGAAGTTATTATCCAAGCAATTCAAGCTATCCACCAGCAGGAAATAGATTTAGAAGACAAGTTGTGTCAGATGTTGGTAGCTTAG